From a single Tursiops truncatus isolate mTurTru1 chromosome 20, mTurTru1.mat.Y, whole genome shotgun sequence genomic region:
- the TXNDC17 gene encoding thioredoxin domain-containing protein 17 → MELLPAAEDTSSCPSHALPMARYEEVSVYGYEEFMQAVEQHSGKTIFAYFSGSKDAEGKSWCPDCVQAEPVVREGLKHVGEGCVFIYCQVGEKPYWKEPNNDFRKKLKLTGVPTLLKYGTPQKLVESECLQANLVGMLFSED, encoded by the exons ATGGAGCTTCTCCCAGCGGCCGAAGACACCTCTAGCTGTCCGAGTCACGCTCTCCCGATGGCCCGCTACGAAGAGGTGAGCGTGTACGGCTACGAGGAGTTCATGCAGGCGGTGGAGCAGCACAGTGGCAAGACCATTTTCGCCTATTTTTCTGGTTCTAAGGACGCCGAAGGCAAAAGCTGGTGCCCCGACTGCGTGCAGG ctgaaccGGTCGTACGAGAGGGGCTGAAGCATGTTGGTGAAGGATGTGTGTTCATCTACTGCCAAGTAGGAGAAAAACCTTA TTGGAAAGAGCCAAATAATGACTTCAGGAAAAAGTTGAAATTAACTGGAGTGCCTACACTACTTAAATATGGAACA CCTCAAAAACTGGTAGAATCTGAGTGTCTTCAGGCCAACCTCGTGGGGATGTTGTTCTCTGAAGATTAA
- the MED31 gene encoding mediator of RNA polymerase II transcription subunit 31 isoform X1 — MAAAVAMETDDAGNRLRFQLELEFVQCLANPNYLNFLAQRGYFKDKAFVNYLKYLLYWKEPEYAKYLNQELNTGLQMSRYPQCLHMLELLQYEHFRKELVNAQCAKFIDEQQILHWQHYSRKRMRLQQALAEQQQQNNTSGK, encoded by the exons ATGGCAGCAGCTGTCGCTATGGAGACAG ATGATGCTGGAAATCGACTTCGGTTTCAGTTGGAGTTGGAATTTGTGCAGTGTTTAGCCAACCCAAATTACCTTAATT TTCTTGCCCAAAGAGGTTACTTCAAAGACAAAGCTTTTGTTAATTATCTTAAGTACTTGCTTTACTGGAAAGAACCAGAATATGCCAAGTATCTAAa CCAAGAGCTAAACACAGGCCTTCAGATGTCAAG GTACCCTCAGTGTTTACACATGTTAGAACTGCTCCAATATGAACACTTCCGTAAGGAGCTGGTGAATGCTCAGTGTGCGAAATTTATTGATGAGCAGCAAATTCTGCACTGGCAGCACTATTCTCGGAAGCGGATGCGCCTTCAGCAAGCCCTGGCGGAGCAGCAACAGCAAAATAACACATCAGGAAAATGA
- the LOC141277429 gene encoding uncharacterized protein, with amino-acid sequence MSGAAGPGVLPGLRRGELAAETQGRCVGPSRFGRGVRRPWEKRRGAGTSRSRGGRRRARSSVRETRCVSAERLQDCRRPWGRRPAAGTAQAAGANKAAGTPGTAVSMEVARDLGTVWVNGAVGEPQVVGPVGSVWVTGTGEEEETAYRSPRGCERKGRPGSTGHESILELWLKVQAMRAASGCGEGSRVELHPVSAEGPVERGVPGRASWVETSCGGLTGPWVKGQARPVPRAAGVAIAPDLGAGCERASDWCGQGQAVRMPPVAVPGALEASSGIAPHPRGRRQAVAVPGPVEGIGYGVAPGSWGKGSTGGVPGATVGWPEAVEVPRAVEGEPGGRAAPGLRGREQAAQAPVCGDTPGLGGRGRTAGVPRAAREETPSVGAPAAWRRRQAVEETDAGRLPGLWGTGQPIGVPCATGAGTRCRGEPGFGETGQAVWVETGSGGDFGSREAAQPAEVSGPDEEEAGPGGAPGLWDIGQAMGVPRTPGPETGCGSVWGLWGTEQPVRVSQAPMVAGAVGEWTIGGGVPGLWARQQALGAPPADAVTGAVGEETCGGNVLSLWERRRALGGQEALGGQEAPVPAALGGPGSVDQEAGCGDASCLCMRRQAAGLSEAVGSPEAAGVSKHRSAPAGAPAAVCTSGSGSIPARVPAAMWVSGSVCQEGGSRDDLNLWGEVCTTRIPLASGVPMAPQELWSVGEDTGCEASPGSWGRRQSARVPVAAEVPMASRVPGPLGVETGLGGFSRLPGRGQTAGVLLTAGVSTAAGAPGPLVGDASSGSGSGVWRRRQATEVPTAARASGPGNGETDSEGIAGLWRRRADGAVPGAVRVPLSLGVLAAVGVPTAGCRPAAVWVTGSAGEDPSTAVSSFMAGRRPSTEGPGAPRWETGGRSVLGLPGGVSYTCGRGTRLWSCPRSAGEEPDSENVPGVSRTGTAWGVNEAEEVPPVSREETGIGHLRDHAQQGGRRQAAGGSRIRGRGNNLGENCEGEDRLRGAFQ; translated from the coding sequence ATGAGTGGGGCGGCTGGCCCAGGAGTCTTGCCGGGGCTGCGCAGGGGCGAGCTAGCGGCGGAGACGCAGGGCCGCTGCGTGGGGCCCAGCAGGTTCGGGCGCGGAGTCCGGCGGCCGTGGGAGAAGAGACGGGGTGCAGGGACGTCCCGAAGCCGTGGAGGGAGGCGCCGGGCGAGGTCCTCGGTGCGGGAGACGCGCTGTGTGAGTGCGGAAAGGCTGCAGGACTGTCGGCGGCCATGGGGGAGGAGACCTGCAGCGGGGACAGCCCAGGCCGCCGGGGCGAACAAGGCTGCGGGGACACCTGGCACGGCAGTCTCGATGGAGGTAGCAAGGGACCTTGGGACTGTGTGGGTGAACGGGGCAGTGGGGGAACCCCAGGTGGTGGGGCCTGTCGGCTCTGTGTGGGTGACTGgcactggggaggaggaggagacggCTTATAGGAGCCCCCGAGGCTGTGAGAGAAAAGGTCGTCCGGGATCTACGGGGCATGAGAGCATTCTGGAACTGTGGTTGAAGGTGCAGGCTATGAGGGCAGCTTCAGGATGTGGGGAAGGAAGCAGAGTCGAGCTCCATCCCGTGTCTGCAGAAGGGCCGGTTGAAAGGGGGGTTCCTGGCCGGGCTTCGTGGGTAGAGACCAGCTGTGGTGGTCTCACCGGACCATGGGTGAAAGGACAGGCCAGGCCAGTCCCCCGGGCCGCAGGAGTAGCCATAGCTCCGGACCTAGGGGCAGGCTGTGAGAGGGCCTCAGATTGGTGTGGGCAAGGCCAGGCTGTGAGGATGCCACCTGTGGCTGTGCCTGGGGCTCTGGAGGCAAGTTCTGGGATTGCCCCACACCCGCGGGGGAGAAGACAAGCCGTGGCGGTGCCTGGGCCCGTGGAGGGGATAGGCTATGGGGTTGCCCCGGGCTCTTGGGGAAAAGGGTCGACTGGGGGGGTTCCCGGGGCCACTGTGGGGTGGCCTGAGGCTGTGGAGGTACCCAGAGCTGTGGAGGGAGAGCCAGGCGGCAGGGCTGCTCCAGGTCTGCGGGGGAGGGAGCAGGCAGCGCAGGCGCCTGTGTGTGGGGATACCCCAGGCTTAGGGGGAAGGGGGCGGACCGCAGGGGTGCCCAGAGCTGCGCGGGAGGAAACTCCCTCTGTGGGTGCCCCAGCCGCGTGGCGGAGGAGACAAGCCGTGGAGGAGACAGACGCCGGACGTCTCCCTGGCCTGTGGGGCACGGGACAGCCCATAGGGGTGCCTTGTGCGACTGGAGCAGGAACGAGATGTCGGGGTGAGCCAGGATTCGGGGAGACGGGGCAGGCTGTGTGGGTGGAGACAGGCTCTGGGGGCGACTTCGGGTCCCGGGAAGCTGCACAGCCTGCAGAGGTGTCTGGTCCTGATGAGGAGGAGGCAGGTCCTGGGGGCGCTCCAGGCCTGTGGGACATAGGACAGGCTATGGGAGTACCTAGGACTCCGGGGCCAGAGACAGGCTGTGGGAGTGTCTGGGGTCTGTGGGGAACGGAACAGCCTGTGAGGGTGTCCCAGGCTCCGATGGTAGCGGGAGCCGTGGGAGAATGGACCATCGGCGGTGGTGTCCCAGGCCTGTGGGCTAGGCAGCAGGCTCTGGGGGCGCCCCCGGCTGATGCAGTGACGGGGGCTGTCGGGGAGGAGACCTGCGGTGGGAATGTCTTGAGTTTGTGGGAAAGGAGGCGGGCTCTGGGGGGGCAAGAGGCTCTGGGGGGGCAAGAGGCTCCGGTGCCTGCAGCTTTAGGGGGACCCGGGTCTGTGGATCAGGAGGCTGGCTGTGGGGATGCCTCATGTCTCTGCATGAGAAGACAGGCCGCGGGGCTGTCTGAGGCAGTGGGGTCGCCAGAGGCAGCAGGTGTGTCCAAGCACAGGAGTGCCCCAGCAGGGGCGCCCGCAGCTGTGTGTACGTCTGGGTCTGGAAGCATACCTGCCAGGGTGCCTGCCGCTATGTGGGTGTCTGGCTCTGTGTGTCAGGAAGGCGGCTCCAGGGATGACTTGAACCTATGGGGAGAGGTTTGTACTACCAGGATACCCTTGGCTTCAGGGGTACCTATGGCTCCCCAGGAGCTGTGGTCTGTGGGAGAGGATACTGGTTGTGAGGCTTCCCCAGGATCATGGGGAAGGAGACAGAGTGCTAGGGTTCCTGTGGCTGCTGAGGTGCCCATGGCTTCTCGGGTACCTGGTCCCCTGGGGGTGGAGACTGGCCTTGGGGGTTTCTCACGCTTGCCAGGGAGGGGACAGACTGCGGGAGTACTTCTGACCGCAGGGGTGTCCACAGCTGCTGGGGCCCCTGGACCGCTGGTGGGTGATGCCAGCTCTGGGAGTGGCTCAGGGGTATGGAGAAGGAGACAGGCGACTGAGGTGCCCACTGCTGCCAGGGCTTCAGGACCTGGGAACGGGGAGACTGACTCTGAAGGCATTGCAGGCCTATGGAGAAGGAGAGCCGATGGAGCTGTCCCTGGGGCTGTGAGGGTACCTCTGTCTTTGGGGGTGCTTGCAGCTGTAGGAGTTCCCACGGCGGGGTGCCGGCCTGCCGCAGTGTGGGTGACTGGGTCTGCAGGAGAAGATCCCAGTACGGCTGTCTCCAGCTTCATGGCGGGGAGGAGGCCGTCCACAGAGGGCCCCGGGGCTCCAAGGTGGGAGACAGGAGGTAGAAGTGTCCTGGGGCTGCCGGGGGGCGTGTCTTACACCTGTGGGCGTGGGACCAGGTTATGGAGCTGCCCAAGGTCTGCGGGGGAAGAACCGGACTCTGAGAACGTGCCAGGGGTGTCCAGGACAGGCACGGCTTGGGGGGTGAATGAAGCCGAGGAAGTGCCCCCGGTTTCAAGGGAGGAGACAGGCATTGGCCACTTGAGAGATCATGCACAGCAGGGTGGGAGGAGACAGGCTGCAGGAGGGTCTAGAATCAGAGGGAGGGGGAACAATTTGGGAGAAAATTGTGAGGGGGAGGACAGATTGAGGGGTGCATTCCAGTAG
- the C20H17orf100 gene encoding uncharacterized protein C17orf100 homolog, translating into MASPLGGKPSPPRAEATRSEETATVRVETSSHRVETTSREVRRSSRQVETTQCRSEGCSVSPSGKRAPRVFEVSYQHVETASQRTETASRRVRALSLRVETSLHRVESPPRREQPDARQNVQKAR; encoded by the coding sequence ATGGCCTCACCCCTTGGGGGAAAGCCCTCTCCGCCCCGGGCTGAGGCCACCCGCTCTGAGGAGACGGCAACGGTCCGTGTGGAGACGTCGTCCCACCGCGTGGAGACGACCTCCCGTGAGGTGCGGAGGTCTTCCCGGCAGGTGGAGACTACCCAGTGCCGCAGCGAGGGGTGCTCCGTCTCCCCCTCTGGGAAACGGGCCCCTCGCGTCTTCGAGGTGTCCTACCAGCACGTGGAAACCGCCTCGCAGCGCACGGAGACGGCCTCCCGCCGCGTCAGGGCCTTGTCTCTGCGGGTGGAGACGTCTCTGCACCGCGTGGAGAGCCCGCCGCGGCGGGAGCAGCCAGACGCTCGCCAAAATGTCCAAAAGGCCCGATGA
- the MED31 gene encoding mediator of RNA polymerase II transcription subunit 31 isoform X2, with the protein MAAAVAMETDDAGNRLRFQLELEFVQCLANPNYLNFLAQRGYFKDKAFVNYLKYLLYWKEPEYAKYLKYPQCLHMLELLQYEHFRKELVNAQCAKFIDEQQILHWQHYSRKRMRLQQALAEQQQQNNTSGK; encoded by the exons ATGGCAGCAGCTGTCGCTATGGAGACAG ATGATGCTGGAAATCGACTTCGGTTTCAGTTGGAGTTGGAATTTGTGCAGTGTTTAGCCAACCCAAATTACCTTAATT TTCTTGCCCAAAGAGGTTACTTCAAAGACAAAGCTTTTGTTAATTATCTTAAGTACTTGCTTTACTGGAAAGAACCAGAATATGCCAAGTATCTAAa GTACCCTCAGTGTTTACACATGTTAGAACTGCTCCAATATGAACACTTCCGTAAGGAGCTGGTGAATGCTCAGTGTGCGAAATTTATTGATGAGCAGCAAATTCTGCACTGGCAGCACTATTCTCGGAAGCGGATGCGCCTTCAGCAAGCCCTGGCGGAGCAGCAACAGCAAAATAACACATCAGGAAAATGA